In Syngnathus acus chromosome 21, fSynAcu1.2, whole genome shotgun sequence, one genomic interval encodes:
- the LOC119115305 gene encoding high-affinity choline transporter 1-like codes for MTIHVEGIVAIVLFYLVILFVGIWAAWKNKNSGVVDGRDRSETIMVGGRDIGLFVGVFTMTATWVGGGYINGTAEYVYLPDYGLAWAQAPFGYALSLVLGGLFFAKPMRSRGYVTMLDPFQQLYGKRMGGLLFIPAVMGEIFWSAAILSALGATLSVIVDININMSVVISALIAIFYTLVGGLYSVAYTDVVQLFCIFVGLWISVPFALSNPAVSDISVTAKEAIHQSPWLGKIEPADKWLWADNFCLLMLGGIPWQVYFQRVLSASSATYAQVLSFLAAFGCLIMAVPSILIGAIGASTDWNQTSYGALPPKERDESDMILPIVLQHLCPPYISFFGLGAVSAAVMSSADSSILSASSMFARNIYQLAFRQSASDREIVWVMRLTIFVFGALATAMALLTGTVYGLWYLSSDLVYVIVFPQLLSVLFVKGTNTYGSVAAYVFGLLLRIGGGEPYLKLPPFIYYPGWVIQEKIHHLTGDVEYFVQQRFPFKTVSMLASFLANVAFSYLTKYIFESGTLSHKYDFFDAVVSKHSKEIMDKATLVSHDNIILSEMTPVKGALGASLAATFTNREVLSNDEVSSPEEFQDEN; via the exons ATGACCATCCACGTCGAGGGTATCGTGGCTATTGTACTTTTTTATCTGGTGATTCTCTTCGTGGGCATTTGGGCGGCGTGGAAGAACAAGAATTCCGGCGTGGTTGATGGCAGGGACCGGAGCGAGACCATCATGGTCGGTGGCCGGGACATTGGCTTATTTGTGGGTGTATTCACTATGACCG cgaCTTGGGTAGGGGGAGGCTACATCAACGGGACAGCTGAATATGTCTACTTACCCGACTATGGCTTGGCTTGGGCCCAAGCACCCTTTGGCTACGCTCTCAGCCTGGTACTAG GTGgccttttttttgccaaaccGATGCGATCCCGTGGCTATGTCACAATGTTGGATCCTTTCCAACAGCTCTACGGGAAAAGGATGGGGGGTCTGCTTTTCATCCCCGCTGTCATGGGCGAAATCTTCTGGTCCGCAGCCATTTTATCTGCCTTGG GTGCCACTCTGAGTGTGATCGTGGACATAAACATCAACATGTCCGTGGTGATCTCAGCCCTGATTGCTATCTTCTACACTCTTGTGGGAGGACTCTACTCAGTTGCTTACACAGATGTAGTGCAACTCTTCTGCATCTTTGTGGGTTTG TGGATCAGTGTGCCTTTTGCGTTGTCCAATCCTGCTGTGTCAGACATCAGTGTGACAGCCAAGGAGGCCATCCACCAGTCACCCTGGCTGGGGAAAATTGAGCCAGCAGACAAATGGCTCTGGGCAGATAATTTCTGTTTGCTG ATGTTGGGTGGGATCCCCTGGCAAGTCTATTTTCAACGGGTTCTTTCTGCTTCTTCAGCTACCTACGCCCAGGTCCTTTCCTTCCTCGCTGCCTTCGGCTGTTTGATCATGGCAGTTCCCTCGATCCTCATAGGAGCTATCGGGGCATCCACTG ACTGGAATCAGACTTCCTATGGGGCCCTACCTCCAAAAGAGAGAGATGAATCCGACATGATCCTTCCGATTGTGCTTCAGCACCTCTGCCCGCCTTACATCTCCTTCTTTGGCCTGGGAGCGGTGTCGGCTGCCGTCATGTCATCCGCAGATTCCTCCATTCTATCTGCCAGCTCCATGTTTGCGAGGAACATCTATCAACTTGCTTTTCGACAGTCG GCTTCGGATCGTGAGATTGTCTGGGTGATGCGTCTCACTATCTTCGTTTTCGGAGCCCTCGCCACAGCCATGGCTTTGTTAACCGGAACAGTATACGGCTTGTGGTACCTGAGCTCGGACTTGGTCTATGTCATCGTCTTTCCTCAACTTCTTAGCGTCCTTTTTGTCAAAGGAACAAATACGTACGGCTCAGTGGCCGCCTATGTCTTTGGTCTTTTGCTACGAATCGGCGGAGGCGAACCATATTTAAAACTTCCTCCCTTCATCTATTACCCTGGATGGGTGATCCAGGAGAAGATACACCACCTCACCGGTGATGTCGAGTATTTTGTCCAGCAGAGATTCCCCTTCAAGACAGTATCCATGTTGGCATCCTTTTTAGCAAACGTGGCATTTTCCTACCTGACAAAGTATATCTTCGAAAGTGGTACGCTGTCACATAAGTACGACTTCTTCGATGCTGTGGTCTCCAAACACAGCAAGGAGATCATGGACAAAGCCACACTGGTGAGCCATGATAATATCATCCTATCGGAGATGACGCCCGTCAAAGGAGCACTGGGTGCCTCCCTCGCAGCCACCTTCACCAACAGAGAGGTCCTGAGCAATGACGAAGTGTCAAGTCCTGAGGAGTTTCAAgatgaaaattaa
- the LOC119115174 gene encoding GRIP and coiled-coil domain-containing protein 2, with the protein MEDPGGTVAESVASPPASALKSKLDTLSKDDLIKFTKKQMAALQKMKSRCGDLEKEVEGLKEHSKHITNISDDAALIQELTERMDALLLEKAETQQSLVLSRKELEHTKQLAKDDVTELGQAIEDHKRTIDLLKSTIEESNSKHQDEVAYFQKLLKEREDRDREVDSEREKQNLTEEPSGKCHAEEDKCSLEVHLKTLQAELEEIQEKNAKEMAELQESHQNVLTEAQQEIENLKEELTQRSLQHEEELRALEEDCEIERERLLLLQEELTEQLALKDSYLQDVQEEDEEPGRSSGIAKMLALSARSQADSSHVDGDVTQDGRLKAALEDLQAHNTMLQDELTLLSNVKSELEAELERVKDEFQMEREEMDFKITELLMNRESEPTTTTLNVMNVELETNASGDSKEPVQDQNSMEQDEQEKLRAQCDALTRERNSALADFNHIKDILQNLETELGQKTNDFVLQYNAMKEQGAHLQYQTEQLGQEKEELSVKVLEITEERNILVQTVEDLKLQLESHNADEQKLQIDLVQELNESVEMLTRQNEEILSQLQIKENMTEDLNEIMNTLTEERDRTQSLLLLREEAIQDLKNEKDKDIESLLEEKQAAQLLKDETERELKMLKMEKVNEMQLLKEERDKMEASLKEEVSRLQEAISSSEMTLKDISSENACLHQKLEGTLSTLSQTQNEQELMNSKLVTLEAQLEQQSSQKSHLEATRNSLAEEAALEAQLEALKNTKEEIAELQMRLEELEKERNLLRSSLEEAREERRSEVTLNDLQALHLERDTLRADLEETTRDAEGLLKDLHDMKSLNEKMHAENQTLQEQINLMSQAKEEKVQIDVDVMERERTELKEQLVDKDSEISQLRAELAALQDSAVKSAAEENKSTDFTQKIAALEKHNKAKEEMTSKLKAVAVKARKELDTTKKEVATLKEEIASLMAEREKMNISMKDIIHGAEGYKNLQIDYDKQTEQLDKEREKVQAAEKQITDLGKHLNSAVTQVNLIRSEKEDLLAALETSRSTVKQIEAQIQELQKHSATLERDLMAEKAMREQKSKELSRATKDVDELKAQLSKQQQQCQHAAQELEQLRKEAQQNSLLDMEMADYERLVKELNAKLSENDEASEEFKAQIIKLSEKEEMLKQEIETLKSQLEQGEEKTSKIKQLLVKSKKELADAKKQENSLALLQASLRGELEANQQQLESTKIEVCDLTAEQHHLQDQLRSALEQQQRTSSSLQQQINSLQQERDIAKAELVATTEDFESYKVRVHNVLKQQKSKLSGQGESDASRLEREQLLTQVDQLRSRLEESQQSLQSSTVELQQLQTEHDTLLERHNKILQENVSKEADLRERLLSVQSENVDLRSELAQAQADSSSQIEAQRQTHREQLRKLQDEHRATVETLQGQLTRVEEQLFNLQSQNNTVLVQSSRKSLDAQRRTTDQNQAGLGPVSTSDLQSMAREECEGMETTENESTSPASLEHLLMSPDPKQEPFVWTVEPTKDELSHKLSTATRSLEHMNSLLHETEATNAVLMEQINLLKSEVRRLERNQEREKSVANLEYLKNVLLQFIFLRSGSERQALLPVIHTMLQLSPDEKSKLAAIAQGEEEASGTRGSGWGSYLHSWSGIR; encoded by the exons ATGGAG GACCCTGGAGGCACAGTAGCTGAATCTGTGGCTTCACCGCCAGCTAGTGCACTCAAGTCAAAg CTGGACACATTGTCCAAAGATGATCTTATTAAATTTACCAAAAAGCAGATGGCTGCTTTACAAAAGATGAAGAGCAGATGTGGAG ATTTGGAGAAAGAAGTTGAAGGTCTCAAAGAACATTCCAAACACATTACCAACATTTCAGATGACGCCGCATTAATACAG GAGCTGACCGAGCGGATGGATGCATTATTACTGGAGAAGGCAGAAACCCAGCAAAGCCTTGTGTTGTCCCGTAAAGAATTGGAGCACACCAAGCAACTTGCCAAG GATGATGTCACAGAACTTGGACAAGCCATTGAAGACCACAAACGAACCATTGACCTTCTAAAGTCCACCATTGAGGAATCCAACAGTAAACACCAAGATGAGGTCGCATATTTCCAGAAATTGCTCAAAGAGCGAGAAGACCGCGACAGGGAGGTAGACAGCGAAAGAGAGAAACAGAACCTAACTGAGGAACCCAGTGGGAAATGTCATGCAGAAGAGGACAAATGCTCCCTGGAAGTTCATCTTAAGACTCTTCAAGCAGAACTGGAAGaaatccaagaaaaaaatgccaaaGAGATGGCTGAGCTACAAGAAAGTCACCAAAATGTGCTGACGGAAGCCCAGCAGGAGATAGAGAACCTGAAAGAGGAGTTGACTCAGAGGAGTCTGCAGCACGAGGAAGAGCTGAGGGCTTTGGAGGAGGACTGCGAGATTGAGAGGGAGCGTCTTCTATTGCTACAGGAAGAGCTGACTGAACAGCTGGCACTCAAAG ATAGCTACCTCCAGGATGTCCAAGAGGAAGACGAAGAACCCGGTCGCAGTTCGGGGATCGCCAAGATGCTGGCGCTGTCGGCACGCAGTCAAGCTGACTCCAGCCATGTTGACGGCGACGTGACCCAAGATGGAAGACTGAAAGCGGCCCTGGAGGACCTTCAAGCTCACAACACAATGTTGCAAGATGAGCTCACCCTGCTCAGTAATGTGAAAAGCGAGCTGGAGGCAGAGCTGGAGCGAGTCAAAGATGAGTTCCAAATGGAGCGGGAGGAGATGGACTTCAAAATTACCGAGCTGCTGATGAATCGAGAGAGTGAGCCAACAACGACAACCCTAAATGTCATGAATGTCGAGTTGGAGACAAATGCGTCAGGTGATTCCAAGGAGCCGGTCCAAGACCAAAACTCAATGGAACAAGATGAGCAAGAGAAGCTCAGGGCCCAATGTGACGCCTTGACCCGAGAGAGGAACTCTGCTCTGGCTGATTTCAACCACATAAAGGACATACTGCAAAACCTGGAAACAGAACTAGGTCAGAAAACAAACGATTTTGTTCTCCAGTACAACGCCATGAAGGAACAAGGTGCTCACCTCCAATACCAGACTGAGCAACTCGGCCAAGAGAAGGAAGAATTGTCAGTAAAAGTCCTAGAGATTACAGAGGAGAGAAATATTCTGGTGCAGACCGTGGAAGACCTTAAACTCCAACTTGAGAGTCACAATGCTGATGAGCAAAAGCTCCAGATAGACTTAGTGCAGGAGCTCAATGAGTCTGTGGAGATGCTAACCAGACAGAATGAGGAGATCCTCTCTCAGctgcaaataaaagaaaacatgaccGAAGACCTAAATGAGATAATGAACACGCTGACTGAAGAGCGAGACAGAACGCAATCCCTGCTGCTACTCCGAGAAGAAGCCATACAGGatcttaaaaatgaaaaggacaaagacaTTGAGAGCCTGCTGGAGGAGAAGCAGGCAGCGCAACTCCTGAAAGATGAGACAGAAAGGGagttgaaaatgttgaaaatggagAAGGTGAATGAAATGCAGCTTTTAAAGGAAGAGAGGGACAAGATGGAGGCAAGTCTGAAAGAGGAAGTGAGCAGATTGCAGGAGGCTATATCCTCTTCAGAGATGACTCTTAAAGACATCTCGTCAGAAAATGCCTGCCTCCACCAAAAACTGGAAGGGACTTTAAGTACACTTTCCCAAACCCAGAATGAGCAAGAACTTATGAACTCCAAGTTAGTTACATTAGAAGCTCAACTTGAGCAGCAGTCTTCCCAGAAAAGTCACCTTGAAGCAACTAGAAATTCTCTGGCAGAAGAAGCAGCACTTGAGGCTCAGCTTGAAGCcctaaaaaacacaaaggaagAAATTGCAGAGCTCCAAATGCGCTTAGAAGAGctagaaaaagagagaaaccTGTTGAGGAGCAGTCTTGAAGAGGCTCGAGAAGAAAGACGTTCCGAAGTCACGCTAAACGATCTGCAGGCTCTGCATCTGGAGAGGGACACGCTGAGAGCCGACCTGGAGGAGACGACGAGAGATGCTGAAGGGCTGCTGAAGGATCTACACGATATGAAGTCACTCAATGAGAAAATGCATGCTGAGAATCAAACGTTACAAGAACAAATAAATCTCATGTCCCAAGCGAAGGAAGAAAAGGTTCAAATCGACGTTGACGTTATGGAGAGAGAACGGACAGAATTGAAAGAACAACTGGTGGACAAGGACTCCGAAATATCACAGTTGAGAGCCGAGTTGGCCGCTCTGCAG GATTCGGCCGTCAAATCGGCtgcagaagaaaacaaatccacGGATTTTACACAGAAAATAG CTGCATTGGAGAAGCACAACAAAGCGAAGGAGGAGATGACGAGCAAACTCAAGGCAGTGGCTGTCAAAGCAAGGAAGGAGCTGgacaccacaaaaaaagag GTTGCAACCCTCAAAGAGGAAATAGCATCTCTAATGGCAGAGCGAgagaaaatgaacatttcaatGAAGGACATCATCCATGGTGCTGAAGGCTACAAG AACCTGCAGATCGATTACGACAAGCAGACGGAGCAACTCgataaagagagagagaaggtcCAGGCAGCAGAGAAACAGATCACCGACCTGGGCAAACACCTCAACAGTGCTGTCACACAG GTCAACCTGATTCGTAGCGAGAAGGAGGACCTTCTGGCTGCTTTGGAGACGTCCAGGAGCACAGTCAAGCAGATTGAAGCTCAGATCCAAGAGCTGCAAAAGCACTCAGCCACTCTAGAGCGAGATCTCATGGCAGAGAAGGCAATGAGAGAACAAAAGAGCAAG GAGCTGTCAAGAGCCACGAAGGATGTGGATGAGCTGAAAGCTCAGCTCAgcaaacaacagcagcagtgcCAGCACGCCGCCCAGGAACTGGAGCAGCTACGCAAG GAGGCGCAGCAGAACTCTCTGTTAGACATGGAGATGGCCGACTACGAACGTCTGGTCAAAGAACTCAACGCCAAACTCTCTGAAAACGATGAAGCATCTGAGGAGTTCAAAGCTCAAATAATCAAACTGAGCGAGAAGGAGGAAATGCTGAAACAAGAAATTG AAACTTTAAAATCCCAGCTGGAGCAAGGGGAAGAGAAAACCTCCAAAATCAAACAGTTGCTGGTGAAATCTAAAAAAGAGCTGGCCGATGCCAAGAAGCAG GAAAACTCACTTGCACTGTTGCAAGCCTCATTAAGAGGAGAACTAGAGGCTAACCAGCAACAGTTAGAAAGCACCAAA ATTGAGGTGTGTGACCTCACCGCTGAGCAGCATCACCTGCAGGACCAGCTCAGGTCTGCTTTGGAGCAACAACAAAGGACCAGCAGTTCCCTGCAGCAGCAAATCAACAGTCTGCAGCAGGAGAGAGACATTGCTAAG GCTGAACTTGTGGCAACCACTGAGGACTTTGAGAGTTATAAGGTTCGGGTACACAATGTACTAAAACAGCAAAAGAGCAAGCTCAGTGGGCAGGGGGAAAGTGACGCCAGCAGGCTAGAaag AGAGCAGTTGTTGACTCAGGTGGACCAGCTGAGATCCAGACTGGAAGAGAGTCAGCAGAGTCTCCAAAGCAGCACAGTAGAGCTGCAGCAGCTCCAGACTGAGCACGACACGCTTTTAGAGCGCCATAATAAAATCCTGCAGGAAAATGTTAGCAAGGAGGCTGACCTCCGAGAGAG ACTGCTGTCGGTGCAGTCCGAGAACGTTGATCTGCGGTCAGAGTTGGCTCAGGCTCAAGCTGACTCATCTTCCCAGATAGAGGCCCAGCGACAGACGCACAGGGAGCAGCTGAGGAAGCTACAGGACGAGCACCGTGCCACAGTCGAGACGCTGCAGGGTCAGCTGACCCGCGTCGAGGAGCAGCTCTTCAACCTACAGAGTCAGAATA ACACCGTATTGGTCCAGTCCAGCCGGAAGTCCCTTGATGCTCAGCGCAGAACTACAGACCAGAATCAGGCAGGGCTGGGACCAGTTTCCACGAGTGACCTCCAGTCTATGGCCAGGGAGGAGTGTGAAGGCATGGAGACCACCGAGAATGAAAGCACCTCCCCTGCATCTCTGGAGCACCTTCTCATGTCACCGGACCCCAAGCAAG AGCCCTTCGTGTGGACTGTCGAGCCCACCAAAGACGAGCTGAGTCACAAGCTGAGCACGGCCACACGCAGTCTGGAGCACATGAACAGCCTCTTGCATGAAACTGAGGCTACCAACGCTGTTCTCATGGAGCAGATCAAC CTGCTGAAGAGTGAAGTACGTCGGTTGGAGCGTAACCAGGAACGGGAGAAGAGTGTAGCCAACCTGGAGTATCTAAAGAACGTTTTGCTGCAGTTCATCTTCCTGCGGTCAGGCAGCGAGAGGCAGGCTCTGCTTCCTGTCATTCACACCATGTTACAGCTCAGCCCAGATGAGAAAAGCAAACTGGCTGCCATTGCACAAG GCGAGGAGGAGGCGTCGGGGACTCGAGGCTCAGGCTGGGGATCTTATCTCCACAGTTGGTCTGGAATCAGATAG
- the tmem223 gene encoding transmembrane protein 223, whose translation MSLLRICGALSPLRAITILQKLQSKLPVSGVSIHLTNVCFGGLRRHVFAHRDLCTSTQPSRDVALFQHDRTGFFRLLAVFCGGQFAFWAYLAHFAYTGLRDTGNAREKEKRKIPSSTALGGIWSFEMNLGSSTWRYSFTLGCVTIGAGIVGLGILFCRRSVSQVVLHQGGKMVSVMTQSPLGMGHGRKITIPLSQVACHAHRQESPSFIPLKIKGHKFYFLLDKEGRMNNVKLFDVTVGAYRPL comes from the coding sequence ATGAGTTTACTTAGAATTTGTGGCGCATTATCTCCGCTCCGAGCGATCACCATCCTGCAAAAACTCCAGTCAAAGCTTCCAGTGAGCGGCGTGTCTATCCATCTTACGAACGTGTGTTTTGGCGGACTGAGGCGACATGTTTTCGCACACCGTGACCTTTGCACATCCACCCAGCCCTCCAGAGATGTCGCCCTGTTCCAACACGACAGAACGGGCTTCTTCCGCCTCCTCGCTGTCTTCTGCGGGGGGCAGTTTGCCTTCTGGGCGTACCTGGCTCACTTCGCCTACACTGGCCTCAGAGATACTGGGAACGCTCGggagaaggagaaaagaaagattCCCTCCAGCACCGCTTTGGGTGGGATATGGAGTTTTGAAATGAACCTTGGATCCAGCACCTGGAGGTACAGCTTCACGCTAGGATGTGTGACAATAGGAGCGGGCATAGTGGGACTGGGAATTCTATTTTGTCGGCGCTCTGTCAGTCAGGTGGTTTTGCACCAAGGTGGAAAGATGGTGTCAGTTATGACACAGTCACCTCTGGGAATGGGCCACGGCCGGAAAATAACGATCCCGTTGTCCCAGGTTGCCTGTCATGCCCACAGACAGGAGTCCCCCTCATTCATCCCCCTCAAAATCAAGGGACACAAGTTCTACTTTCTGCTGGACAAAGAGGGCAGGATGAACAATGTTAAACTTTTTGATGTAACAGTTGGTGCATACCGTCCTCTATAA